A stretch of DNA from Streptococcus sp. NPS 308:
TGATTTGATATGAAATAACCTTAAAAGTCAGGACAAGATTCCTGATTTTATTTTCAATATAAATTTACTATAAAAAGGGAATACGAACAATAGTATATAAATTGAAAAGAATATATGTGAATAAACATTATTTTTTGTCAAATAGATGAAAGTACTTAAAATCTTAAGATAATTTTTTGAAGGCTTTCATAAAAATATAACATTAATTACGGAAATCTCTTGAAAGTTCCCTTAAAAGATAGTATAATAGAAATATAGAAAACGCTTACAAAAAGAAAGGGGATTGAATGAACAAATTTGAAGCTTTAAGAACCTTTACAACTGGAGAGAATATCCATCTTCAGCATTATCTCGGAGCACATAGAGAGGAGCTTAACGGAGAATTAGGGTATACATTTAGAGTTTGGGCACCAAATGCTCAAGCAGTTCATTTAGTAGGTGACTTTACTAACTGGATAGAAAATCAAATTCCTATGGTTCGAAATGAATTTGGGGTTTGGGAAGTTTTTACTAGACTAGCTCAAGAAGGGCAAATCTATAAATACCATATCACTCGTGCAAATGGTCATCAGATTATGAAGGTTGATCCTTTGGCCCTCCGTTTTGAAGCACGCCCAGGTACAGGAGCTATTCTAACAAATATTCCTGACAAGAAATGGAAGGATGGTCTTTGGTTAGCACGTAGAAAACGGCTAGGTTTTTCTGAACGACCAGTCAATATCTATGAAGCGCACGCTGGCTCTTGGAAGAGAAATCCAGATGGTAGTCCCTATAGCTTTGCACAACTAAAAGAAGAGTTGATTCCTTATCTTGTTGAGATGAATTATACTCACATTGAGTTCATGCCTTTAATGGCGCATCCGCTTGGTTTGAGTTGGGGATATCAGCTCATGGGGTATTTTGCTCTAGAACATTGCTATGGCCGACCAGAAGAATTTCAGGATTTTGTTGAAGAATGCCATTTAAATAACATCGGTGTAATTGTGGACTGGGTTCCAGGTCACTTTACTATCAACGATGATGCTCTTGCTTATTATGATGGAACTCCGACTTTTGAATACCAAGACCACAACAAGGCCCATAACTACGGTTGGGGAGCTCTTAACTTTGACCTTGGGAAGAATGAAGTTCAGTCTTTCTTGATTTCTAGTATCAAACACTGGATTGAGTTTTATCATTTAGACGGTATTCGAGTAGATGCGGTTAGCAACATCATCTATCTCGACTACGATAATGCTCCATGGACTCCAAATAAAGACGGCGGGAACCTCAACTACGAAGGCTATTATTTCCTTCAACGTTTAAATGATGTGATCAAGTTAGAGCACCCAGATGTGATGATGATTGCAGAAGAAAGTTCGTCAGCTACCCAGATTACTGGTTCGAAAGAGTCAGGTGGACTTGGCTTTGACTATAAGTGGAACATGGGCTGGATGAATGATATTCTTCGTTTCTATGAGGAAGATCCTATTTATCGTAAATATGATTTTAATCTAGTGACTTTCAGCTTTATGTATGTTTTCAAAGAAAACTACCTCTTACCGTTTTCACACGATGAAGTCGTTCATGGCAAGAAGAGTATGATGCACAAGATGTGGGGCGATCGCTACAATCAATTTGCAGGCTTGCGCAATCTTTACACCTATCAAATTTGCCACCCTGGTAAGAAATTGCTCTTTATGGGAAGTGAATACGGTCAATTCTTAGAATGGAAATCTGAAGAGCAATTAGAATGGTCAAACTTAGAAGATTACATGAACTCTAAGATGAAACACTTTACTTCGCAGCTTAATCAATTTTACAAAGACCATCGTTGTCTTTGGGAGATTGATACTAGCTATGACGGTATTGAAATCATCGATGCAGATAATAGAGATCAGAGTGTCCTTTCCTTTATTCGTAAGAGTAAAAAAGACGAGATGTTAGTCTGCGTCTTTAATATGGCACCGGTTGAACGTAAAGACTTTACAATCGGACTTCCTGTCGCAGGTGTCTATGAAGAAGTTTGGAATACAGAATTAGAAGAATGGGGAGGAGTGTGGAAAGAACACAATCAAACGGTTCAAACTCAAGAAGATTTATGGAAGGATTATGAGCAGACCTTGACCTTTACCCTGCCTGCAATGGGAGCAAGTATCTGGAAGATCAAGCGTCGTTTGAAACCGACTAAGCAAAAAGAGTAGAATACTATTGATTAGGTAATGATGTAAGATGTTACTAGTTGGTTTACTTGGATTGGACTTGAAACACAAGAAAAATGGACTTCCTATTATTTTTATAAAAAGTTTGACTTCCGACCTTCTTACGATTTTAACGTTCACATGTCTATAAAAAGGAGTAGAAAATGAAGAATGAAATGCTAGCTTTGATCCTTGCGGGTGGGCAAGGAACACGTCTCGGAAAACTCACTCAAAGCATTGCCAAACCAGCGGTGCAATTCGGTGGGCGCTACCGTATCATTGACTTTGCGCTTTCAAACTGTGCTAACTCTGGGATTCACAATGTCGGTGTTATTACTCAGTACCAGCCTCTCGCCTTGAACAACCATATCGGAAATGGGTCCAGCTGGGGCTTGGATGGTATTAGTTCAGGGGTCTCAATCCTGCAACCTTATTCCGCAAGTGAAGGAAACCGTTGGTTTGAAGGGACCAGTCACGCTATCTACCAAAATATCGACTACATTGATAGTGTTAATCCTGAATATGTTTTGATCCTTTCAGGTGACCACATCTACAAGATGGATTACGATGATATGCTTCAGTCCCATAAGGATAACAATGCCAGTTTGACGGTAGCTGTCCTAGACGTACCTCTCAAAGAAGCTAGCCGTTTTGGTATCATGAATACAGATGCCAATAACCGTATCGTTGAATTCGAAGAAAAACCTGCGCAACCTAAGTCTACAAAGGCTTCTATGGGGATTTATATTTTTGACTGGAAACGACTTCGTAATATGCTTGTTGCTGCTGAAAAGAGCAATGTGGATATGTCAGACTTTGGGAAGAACGTTATCCCTAACTATCTCGAGTCTGGTGAAAGTGTCTATGCTTATGAATTTAATGGCTACTGGAAAGATGTTGGTACGATTGAGTCACTTTGGGAAGCCAATATGGAGTATATTTCACCAGAAAATGCCTTGGATAGCCGTAATCGTCAGTGGAAAATTTACTCAAGAAACTTGATCTCACCACCCAACTACTTTGGAGCACATGCACACGTTGAGGATTCATTGGTCGTGGATGGCTGTTTTGTAGATGGAACGGTTAAACGTTCGATTCTATCAACAGAAGCACAAGTACGTGAGGGAGCGGAAGTCGTTGATTCTGTCATTATGAGTGGGGCTATTATTGGCCATGGAGCAAAGATTACTCGTGCTATTATTGGTGAAGGTGCCATTATTGCAGACGGCGTAGAAATTGACGGAACTGACGAAGTACAAGTAGTAGGATACAATGAAGTAGTGGGGGTAGCAACAGATGAAGATTGATAAATATTCAGCCATTTTAGGAAACACAGTTGGTTTTCATGATATGTCAACGTTAACAGAACACCGTCCGGTAGCTAGCTTGCCTTTCGGTGGGAAATACCGTTTGATTGACTTCCCCCTTTCCAGTCTTGCAAATGCACGTGTTCGTAGTATCTTTGGTATTTTCCAACAAGATAATATCAGTTCTGTATTCGACCATATCCGTTCGGGTCGTGAGTGGGGCTTGTCAACACTTCTAAGTCACTACTATCTAGGAATTTACAATACTCGTGTTGAAAGCAGTACAGTTGGAAAAGAGTATTACCAACAGCTACTTACCTACTTGAGACGTTCAGGTTCAAACCAGACCGTTTCGATTAACTGCGATGTGCTGGTGAATATTGACTTGAATCAAGTCTTCCACCTACACAATACAACGAAAGGTCCGATCACAGTTGTATATAAGAAACTTCCGAAGAAAGACATTTCAGATGTGAATGCTATCTTGGAAATTGATGAAACTGACCATGTTCGTTCGCACAAACTCTTTGATAACAAATCTACGGATGAACTCTTCAACATGTCTACAGATATCTTTGTTGTGGATACTCCTTGGTTGATTGAACGACTTGAAGAAGAGGCTCAGAAAGAATATCCTGAAAAGTTGCGTTATGTTCTCCGCGATTTAGCTGCAAAAGAAGGAGCTTTTGCTTACGAATACACAGGCTACTTAGCGAACATTCATTCTGTTCAGTCCTATTATCAAGCAAATATCGATATGCTTGAATCTAAAAAATTCTACTCTCTTTTCTCACCAAATCAAAAGATTTATACCAAAGTTAAGAATGAAGAACCAACCTACTATGCGAATACTTCAAAAGTAAGTAATTCTCAGTTTGCTTCTGGTAGTATCATTGAGGGTGAAGTAGTTCAGTCAGTCCTATCTCGTAACATTTATGTTCACAAAGATAGTGTGGTGAAGGACAGCATTTTATTCCCTCGAGTTGTGATTGGTCAGGGTGCCCAAGTTGAATATGCTATCTTGGACAAGGGTGTTGAAGTTGCGGACGGTGTTGTCATTCGAGGAACAGCAGAACATCCAGTTGTAGTTAAGAAGGGTGAAACAGTAACAGAGGACATTTATTCATGAAAATTTTATTTGTAGCAGCAGAAGGAGCACCCTTTTCAAAAACAGGTGGTTTGGGCGATGTCATTGGCGCACTTCCTAAATCACTTGTAAAAGCGGG
This window harbors:
- a CDS encoding glucose-1-phosphate adenylyltransferase; this translates as MKNEMLALILAGGQGTRLGKLTQSIAKPAVQFGGRYRIIDFALSNCANSGIHNVGVITQYQPLALNNHIGNGSSWGLDGISSGVSILQPYSASEGNRWFEGTSHAIYQNIDYIDSVNPEYVLILSGDHIYKMDYDDMLQSHKDNNASLTVAVLDVPLKEASRFGIMNTDANNRIVEFEEKPAQPKSTKASMGIYIFDWKRLRNMLVAAEKSNVDMSDFGKNVIPNYLESGESVYAYEFNGYWKDVGTIESLWEANMEYISPENALDSRNRQWKIYSRNLISPPNYFGAHAHVEDSLVVDGCFVDGTVKRSILSTEAQVREGAEVVDSVIMSGAIIGHGAKITRAIIGEGAIIADGVEIDGTDEVQVVGYNEVVGVATDED
- the glgD gene encoding glucose-1-phosphate adenylyltransferase subunit GlgD; amino-acid sequence: MKIDKYSAILGNTVGFHDMSTLTEHRPVASLPFGGKYRLIDFPLSSLANARVRSIFGIFQQDNISSVFDHIRSGREWGLSTLLSHYYLGIYNTRVESSTVGKEYYQQLLTYLRRSGSNQTVSINCDVLVNIDLNQVFHLHNTTKGPITVVYKKLPKKDISDVNAILEIDETDHVRSHKLFDNKSTDELFNMSTDIFVVDTPWLIERLEEEAQKEYPEKLRYVLRDLAAKEGAFAYEYTGYLANIHSVQSYYQANIDMLESKKFYSLFSPNQKIYTKVKNEEPTYYANTSKVSNSQFASGSIIEGEVVQSVLSRNIYVHKDSVVKDSILFPRVVIGQGAQVEYAILDKGVEVADGVVIRGTAEHPVVVKKGETVTEDIYS
- the glgB gene encoding 1,4-alpha-glucan branching protein GlgB is translated as MNKFEALRTFTTGENIHLQHYLGAHREELNGELGYTFRVWAPNAQAVHLVGDFTNWIENQIPMVRNEFGVWEVFTRLAQEGQIYKYHITRANGHQIMKVDPLALRFEARPGTGAILTNIPDKKWKDGLWLARRKRLGFSERPVNIYEAHAGSWKRNPDGSPYSFAQLKEELIPYLVEMNYTHIEFMPLMAHPLGLSWGYQLMGYFALEHCYGRPEEFQDFVEECHLNNIGVIVDWVPGHFTINDDALAYYDGTPTFEYQDHNKAHNYGWGALNFDLGKNEVQSFLISSIKHWIEFYHLDGIRVDAVSNIIYLDYDNAPWTPNKDGGNLNYEGYYFLQRLNDVIKLEHPDVMMIAEESSSATQITGSKESGGLGFDYKWNMGWMNDILRFYEEDPIYRKYDFNLVTFSFMYVFKENYLLPFSHDEVVHGKKSMMHKMWGDRYNQFAGLRNLYTYQICHPGKKLLFMGSEYGQFLEWKSEEQLEWSNLEDYMNSKMKHFTSQLNQFYKDHRCLWEIDTSYDGIEIIDADNRDQSVLSFIRKSKKDEMLVCVFNMAPVERKDFTIGLPVAGVYEEVWNTELEEWGGVWKEHNQTVQTQEDLWKDYEQTLTFTLPAMGASIWKIKRRLKPTKQKE